From one Streptomyces sp. R41 genomic stretch:
- a CDS encoding MFS transporter, producing MTSPLTHPAPQGRWTPRLWGTLLVLCAAMFLDALDVSMVGVALPSIGSELDLSTSTLQWIVSGYILGYGGLLLLGGRTADLLGRRQVFLVALGVFALASLLGGLVDSGPLLIASRFIKGLSAAFTAPAGLSIITTTFAEGPLRNRALSIYTTCAATGFSMGLVLSGLLTEASWRLTMLLPAPIAVIALLAGLKLIPRSEREKDHRGYDIPGAIIGTASMLLLVFTVVQAPEVGWGSARTLLSFLAVAVLLTVFVTVERRSPSPLIRLGVLRSGSQIRAQLGAMAFFGSYVGFQFLVTLYMQSLLGWSALHTALAFLPAGALVALSSTKVGAVVDRFGTPRLIAVGFALMVVGYALFLRVDLDPVYAAVVLPTMLLIGAACALVFPSLNIQATNGVDDHEQGMVSGLLNTSVQVGGAIFLAVVTAVVTANSSEGSSPQAVLDSYRPGLIVVTGIALAGLLITLPGLRTQRPQQSIVVAKSLQEEAEAERVAVRD from the coding sequence ATGACCTCTCCGCTCACCCACCCCGCGCCCCAGGGACGCTGGACCCCTCGACTGTGGGGCACCCTGCTCGTGCTCTGCGCCGCGATGTTCCTGGACGCGCTGGACGTGTCGATGGTCGGCGTCGCCCTGCCGTCCATCGGTTCCGAACTCGACCTCTCCACCTCGACGCTCCAATGGATCGTCAGCGGCTACATCCTGGGATACGGCGGACTGCTCCTGCTCGGCGGACGCACGGCCGACCTGCTGGGCCGCCGCCAGGTCTTCCTGGTGGCCCTGGGCGTCTTCGCGCTCGCCTCGCTGCTCGGCGGACTCGTCGACTCGGGTCCGCTGCTGATCGCCAGCCGCTTCATCAAGGGCCTGAGTGCGGCGTTCACCGCGCCCGCGGGCCTGTCGATCATCACCACGACCTTCGCCGAGGGCCCGCTGCGCAACCGCGCGCTCTCGATCTACACCACCTGCGCGGCCACCGGCTTCTCGATGGGCCTCGTCCTGTCCGGCCTGCTCACCGAGGCGAGCTGGCGGCTGACCATGCTGCTGCCCGCGCCCATCGCGGTCATCGCGCTGCTCGCGGGTCTGAAGCTCATCCCGCGCAGCGAGCGCGAGAAGGACCATCGCGGTTACGACATCCCCGGCGCCATCATCGGCACCGCCTCGATGCTGCTGCTCGTCTTCACCGTCGTCCAGGCACCCGAGGTCGGCTGGGGCTCGGCGCGCACCCTGCTCTCCTTCCTCGCCGTCGCCGTGCTGCTCACCGTCTTCGTGACCGTCGAGCGACGCAGCCCGAGCCCGCTGATCCGGCTCGGAGTGCTGCGCTCCGGCAGTCAGATCCGCGCCCAGCTCGGTGCGATGGCATTCTTCGGCTCGTACGTCGGTTTCCAGTTCCTGGTGACGCTGTACATGCAGTCGCTGCTGGGCTGGTCGGCCCTGCACACCGCGCTCGCCTTCCTGCCGGCCGGAGCGCTGGTGGCGCTGTCCTCCACGAAGGTGGGGGCCGTGGTCGACCGGTTCGGGACCCCGCGGCTCATCGCGGTGGGCTTCGCCCTGATGGTCGTCGGGTACGCGCTCTTCCTGCGCGTCGACCTCGACCCCGTGTACGCGGCGGTCGTCCTGCCGACGATGCTGCTGATCGGCGCGGCCTGCGCGCTGGTCTTCCCCTCGCTCAACATCCAGGCCACCAACGGCGTGGACGACCACGAGCAGGGCATGGTGTCGGGCCTGCTCAACACCTCGGTCCAGGTCGGCGGCGCGATCTTCCTGGCCGTCGTGACGGCGGTCGTGACCGCGAACTCCTCCGAGGGCTCCTCGCCGCAGGCCGTCCTCGACAGTTACCGGCCCGGCCTGATCGTGGTGACCGGCATCGCTCTCGCGGGTCTGCTGATCACCCTGCCGGGCCTGCGGACACAGCGTCCGCAGCAGTCCATCGTCGTCGCCAAGTCCCTCCAGGAAGAGGCGGAAGCGGAACGCGTGGCGGTCCGCGACTAG
- a CDS encoding response regulator: MIRVLLADDQSLVRAGFKALLDAQPDIEVAGEAADGEEAVRKVRELRPDVVLMDIRMPLLDGLAATRRVTDDADLKDVKVVMLTTFELDEYVFEAIRSGASGFLVKDTEPEELLRAVRAVVEGDALLSPGVTRRLISEFAARSKEPAAAASLAELTEREREVMALVGIGLSNDEIARRLVVSPLTAKTHVSRTMVKLGARDRAQLVVLAYESGLVRPGWLG, from the coding sequence GTGATCCGCGTACTGCTCGCCGACGACCAGTCATTGGTCAGGGCAGGCTTCAAGGCGCTGCTCGACGCGCAGCCGGACATCGAGGTGGCCGGCGAGGCGGCCGACGGCGAGGAGGCGGTGCGCAAGGTGCGCGAACTGCGCCCCGACGTCGTCCTGATGGACATCCGGATGCCCCTGCTCGACGGCCTCGCCGCGACCCGCCGCGTCACCGACGACGCCGACCTGAAGGACGTCAAGGTGGTCATGCTCACCACCTTCGAGCTGGACGAGTACGTCTTCGAGGCGATCCGGTCCGGAGCCTCCGGATTCCTGGTCAAGGACACCGAGCCGGAGGAACTCCTGCGCGCGGTACGGGCGGTGGTCGAGGGCGACGCCCTGCTCTCCCCGGGGGTGACGCGCCGGCTGATCTCGGAGTTCGCGGCCCGCTCCAAGGAGCCCGCGGCCGCCGCCTCCCTCGCCGAACTCACCGAGCGGGAACGGGAGGTGATGGCCCTGGTCGGCATCGGGCTCTCGAACGACGAGATCGCCCGCCGCCTGGTCGTCAGCCCGCTCACGGCGAAGACCCACGTCAGCCGCACGATGGTCAAACTGGGCGCCCGCGACCGGGCCCAACTGGTCGTCCTCGCCTACGAGTCGGGGTTGGTACGGCCGGGCTGGCTGGGCTGA
- a CDS encoding DUF6332 family protein, translated as MSHTRERRTQDERDAVTVEIGYALFSAAFVAAVGFGVVAGPALFLDLSGAAVRTLVASGATLAAVLFVLRVATVLIRFGRAGAAQPSQPGRTNPDS; from the coding sequence ATGAGCCACACCAGGGAGCGGCGCACTCAGGACGAGCGGGACGCGGTCACCGTCGAGATCGGATACGCCCTGTTCAGCGCGGCGTTCGTGGCGGCGGTCGGGTTCGGGGTGGTGGCCGGACCGGCGCTGTTCCTCGATCTGTCGGGCGCCGCGGTGCGGACGCTGGTCGCCTCCGGGGCCACGCTCGCCGCCGTCCTCTTCGTGCTACGGGTCGCCACCGTGCTGATTCGCTTCGGGCGCGCGGGCGCGGCTCAGCCCAGCCAGCCCGGCCGTACCAACCCCGACTCGTAG
- a CDS encoding MarR family winged helix-turn-helix transcriptional regulator, translated as MAATKAEQGLVNQWRDILAVHARTLCELDRELHPHGLGASDFEVLDVLAEGTASDGGASYRVQEISERVHLSQSALSRLIGRLEKDGLVTRGMCEEDRRGVRVCLTPKGRRLHGDVLPVQRAVLTRMLAGGPATACE; from the coding sequence ATGGCGGCGACGAAGGCCGAGCAAGGGCTCGTGAACCAGTGGCGCGACATCCTCGCGGTGCATGCGCGCACCCTCTGCGAGCTCGACCGCGAACTGCATCCGCACGGCCTCGGCGCCAGCGACTTCGAGGTGCTCGACGTACTGGCCGAGGGCACCGCGTCGGACGGCGGCGCTTCGTACCGCGTCCAGGAGATCTCCGAGCGTGTCCACCTGAGCCAGAGCGCCCTGTCGCGGCTGATCGGCCGCCTGGAGAAGGACGGTCTGGTGACGCGCGGGATGTGCGAGGAGGACCGGCGGGGCGTCCGCGTGTGCCTCACGCCGAAGGGGCGCCGGCTGCATGGCGATGTACTGCCGGTGCAGCGCGCGGTGCTGACGCGGATGCTGGCGGGCGGTCCGGCCACCGCCTGCGAGTGA